The sequence below is a genomic window from Harmonia axyridis chromosome 1, icHarAxyr1.1, whole genome shotgun sequence.
AACTTTTTCCATCAGTGAAGTACATAAGTTTTCCACACTTTActactgaaatttttgaaatgcagttatagcaaaaaaatataatttaccATAGATATACATTTGTTTCATAAAAAGTGACTATCAATCAAATTAAGAGATTTGAAAACAATAATGATATGAGTTAATTGGTAAATTATCTGAATTACTGAAAATTTTTGACATTGATGATGAACAAAGTTTCATTGATGAGTCCCTAAAGGATGAAAAATACAAAAGCTGAATTAAGATCAATGGAattgaaaaactcaataattgaatatgaaaaaaaaattatattcttgtAGATATTGTCTATATGAAAATTTCGTCAAATTAATAGTAGAACATTTGTTTACTTTCCTCAGGTATATAATCACCCTTGTtgaatatatacagaaaacaaaaacaattataaaatggTTCAGGGTGAATCTTTGGATAGACTATTATTATTAGGTAACTAAATCAAAGTTAACATATATCTATGGAAAACCAAAAACAATTGATTTTTATATGATCAGCTTCAAGCATACTTTAAAAGTTCTTgaagctgaaaattgaaatgcaaatcaatatcttcaaagtcaGAAATAAATACAACTGAATAACTCCCATTACTATTCCCTAACACCTCCACCCGTAGAACTTTCAGCAAGTCCTTTCACTTTTAGTCTATCTGCTGTTTTTAAGAACGCTGGTAATTGCTCTTGACTAACATTGACCTCCCCAGCATACATGAATTCAAGGATTGCTTGTAAATGGCTGTATGCTACATCTTTGAGAATTATAATGGGGTGCTTAGATGGATTTTCCTGAAACAATTATCAGTTATAATAaaacaagagcatagacaatattcgattatacactgaTTCACAAGACATAGTTCGCAAAttatcacgagagcgcagctcgagtatTGTTTCGctaactacgtcgagtgaagaggttcgtataatcaaaatatattgtCTGTGCTTGAGTGGTATTGGTTACAATTATGttacaaataatttcaataactataaccaaagtactgcattttgataattcattgaaatttcactgagcttgacttttattttttggcgaacgtccaatgATGTtattatggaaatgatcacaatatggcaggaggcgaaacaccaaaatgattataccacgtcgtcaagtagtatattaacttatcaatacgccgtaactatgggaaatttgcggattctattggttcatcagaacatgtgTTGTATAATCTACTTATATGCATTCACAGGAGAACTGTTATTCTCTAtgttaattttgaagaaatagaATGTTGCCATATAAATGGGTCATGAATTATATGAATATTACCAATGACCATTTAATCTGTATGGCATATATGGGACAATATAATGAATACTTAATAGAATCACAATTTCAGAGGCAATATTAGAAAAATCAATATGGTGGCGGAACAAccgaaaaacttaaaattttcagggtaagTTTGGTTCAGATCCCAAATAATGACTTTTGTAATGGGCAAAATCTGGCGAGGAGTTCCATGAATATGGCTATCAGAAATTTTCTTCATCTGTTGATTTCAAAACTACTAATtcgataaaaattaaattttgcatttagatgtgaaacaatttcaagcctcatgaaaaatttcttgttgatcgTGTCCAGAACCGGAGAAAACTTaagtagaatattgaaaaataatacccTATATTTCTTTAACCAGAATATAGACAGAGTTGGGATTTTGTGTATATAGCCCTCAAAAGCTCCAGACACCAATTCTGAGCTTGAAATTTCAGGACTACAAAATGTGTTGTGTGTAGAAATacttataaataattttatttagtcCTTCTGCATCCATATGTCCATCGTGAATACATTTTAAACTTTATTGACTTTAGAAAGTTTGATATAGATGTTTATAGGACTATACTTATACCATTCTACTAGGAAacaatcattttttaatttaattctaTTATTGATGTGAAATAAATTTACTTAACCAATATGTTCTTagacaaatcataaataaacaCACTGTTAACTGATTCTTATTCAGCTTTGAAAGAAGAAGTAGTATAGTTATAAAAAGGGTATAATGAAAATTAAGTCTTCAATTCGATATAATCCTGATCTCAATTTTGATCAGGATAGCTCTAGGTATTGATATGTGGAGATTGCACATATTTACCTCTAGTAAACTCTTGAAATAAGGACTACACGCTGACAATACCATCTTATGAGCTTTACAAGTCTGACCCTCGCAAGCTAAGGTAACATCAGTGAAACTCTTTTCATCCCTCAAATGTCGGAATGAGGTTACCATATTACTTTGAAAATCATTCCATTTCAAGAAGAATTGTTGTTGGTCTGCCATTATCACAATATGTAAAAACCTGAAATCATTATATAAAAAACGTGAATATTTCTTGAAGATatctttatacaaaaaaaacaaatcgtTGATGTTTATGTTTGAAATTTCATAGGATccaaagaatatatatatttctttgaCGATAATCGAatttaattcttcaatttttcaaacttaCCCCGTTACCaaaagaaacaataaaattttactTATAAATTAACTTTTTCCGTTGTTTCAAGCAGTCATTGGGCAAATTTTACATCTACAACGAATCAACACATGTATTACGCAAGCGCTTTTTCACTGGAACTCTGACGTTTAGAAATCCAGACGATCCGAAGAATTCTTTCTTaactatttaatataaattCTACTCCTACAGAGAATCTTAACGTCTCCGCTAGAGGGAGCTTTGTTCAATCTGCAATGAAGGAGGGTAAAGACGTAAACGTTTATTGTCTCATGTCTGTTAAACCCTTAgaatatatatttagtattctgtggaatatacatatatatatatatgtagatAGAAAGaaaatcgccatgatgatagccaaccttcttaaaggagacggcacataaagaagaagaagaagaatgtagatagaaggaacggaaaataAACATTCGAacccgatcccgaatacaagagagatgaaaGCTTAGACGCGCCAATCACAATTGAGCTAGCCGAATTGAAAACGTTGCCAGCTCTATTTTCAGTACGAAGGAATGAACGAGGAAGAAGATCAAAGTTTTTCCGACAATTCAGATAAATTGTCGATGTGGCAACGTGCATTTgggaattctgtcattttgttcTGGCTTTAGACCACCTCAATTCACTAAATCTTCATTATTccttgttttaattattttgtattttcatttataaccaTTAGAAGTGATATTAGATATGCCTAGCAAGTGTTTTTTGTGTAGTTTCACTTATATTGTGGAAGGTGAGATTAGTCTTCACAGGTGAGTTCTATCCATAGGCGTGCAGATATCCTGATATTTTGCCTTAAAGtatatattcagttataattaAAAACAATCCAAAACTAATTTATACGactaataaatgttttttttagacTTCCATCGAATCAACTTGAACGAGAAAAATGGTTGCAGAGAATTTCTTGGAACCGAACgatgttggaaaaaaaaatgattctttGCTCAAATCACTTTCCTGAAGATTGCTTCCGACTAATGAACCTAAAAAAGAAGTTCATTCCAGGAAGTTTGCCTTCTCCTTCTGAAATCAAATTGGAAATACCTCTGTAAGTTGTAACGAGaacttattttcataatttgtcgTATTTATTATAATTCCAAGCAATGAAAATCTCCCTCAGAATATCATCATATAACATAAAAACATTTGTAGGATCTACTCAGAAGGGAATAGAAGTATTGAAGCACAGGACTTTACAGaaattgattctaaaatacaaTCACCACCAAAAAAAGATTGAGATTTGAGACTTCAGCTATTTTTAATTCTCCTTCAAAATGTGCATCTTCTAGCTCTAGTGGCACTAAGAACCTAAGGCTTATCCAAGGAGGATTGCCTTCTGAAATTAAATTGGAAATACCTCTATAAGTtataacgaaaactttttttcatgatttatcatatttattataattcctTGCAATGAAAATCTTCCTCAGAATATTACCATATAACATAAAGCAATTTGCAGGACTTACTCAGAAGGGAATGGAAGTATTGAAGAACAGGACTCTATGGAAGCTCTATATGATTCTAAAATACATTCTCCATCAAAAAAACGATTGAGATTTGACACTCCAACTACCAATGATTCAGAAGAAACACTGACTTTAACCTCTCCTTCAAAATGTGCATCATTTAGCTCTAGTGCCACTTCTTTCTCTGGGAAACGAAGAATATCCAAAATGAAATAAGATATATCAAAAAAGAAAACTCCATTTTAAATTCTACTTTTCTAGGTCGAGACGGTTTTTCTCAAATCCCCGCTATATTGGAAACTATTCACATCGTCATTTGGAAAACCCTATGCTGCGAAAGAAATACTTTAGATTGTCTCGAAGAATCCTGTCCAATTTCaaggtcaaaaataaaatattgtgtgTGTCCATCCTGAAGTCAAAATTACAGTTGAGAAAAACCTTGGGGTATCTTACCAATGCCTCTCAATTTGTAGTTGATATCTGTACCCAGGCTGAAAAGACATTTAAGTGGACAGAAAGAGTTTTtaatatattcgaaaaatattattGGAACTTGTTATCACACTGGTTCTCACTACATTGAATAGTGTTGATCCAAAATTGTTCAATGATTTCAATCAGCATCTGTTTGATGATGAACCAGAGAGAATCCATAGTCCTGCTATAACGAAAATGATTCTAAATGATTCTGGAAACTTATTTCGGTTTGAGGATTCACCACGAATTGAGAAGTCGACAGAGTGCAAAATTAGATTTGAATCAGTTGAGAAGTAGATTGACAAAAACTATATTTGAAAATCAATAGATTTTTCTAATAATATTTAaaaccaataattttatttatactgcATTTCTATGATAAATATATCCTGTTGTTTTATTGAACCAATAGATTTTTCTAATAatatttgtaaaccaatattttatatttatattctgtaTTTCTGTGATAAATATATTCTGTTGTTTTTTCTAATGTCTTTTCTCTCTATTGCTACATTCATGACCTGTTTTCATATGATTGAATAATATACAGTAATATTTTCCTTATATCAAATCTAGGAAGTCTTCTGGACGCATTAGTAATTTTagtatatattatatgtatatttgcTGAGAATATTATTGTACCCATAAAAGCAGAAATGAAAGACatgaaattgcaaataatgatttttatgttttagAGAAAGTTTGAAGTCAGGCAcgggaaaattattattaaacattGATTAGAGTGGAGGTAGGTAATACCTATGCACTCAatcacaaatataaaaataaatagtatTCTGCAATAAGAAATTATACACAAAAGGAAAGAAAATGTCTTCACAAAAGCACTTCACCTCAGTCTATCGTATGAGTTTTTGAACGTGTTCACTGAACCCATAGTCATCAATTCATCGGGAAGGCGATTCCAAGCTTCGAAAATTCGGTTCGgcaagaaaatagtaattttatttattttatgaaagtAGCAATACTACATCATTTTGTCATGCTTCAACTTGATTCCaaccaaataaaatatatattaattatataaagTTATCGCTACACATATATACGTTGGCCCCTGTTCCACAAATTCTCAAcagttaaaatattatttccctACTTTGTGAGGGACTCAGTAGTTAGTCTATTgctcaatcaaatatttttttctgaaaataaaaaatgggaCCTAAGACAATTTACCTCAAATTTTCAGTAACTCATTGTTcatgaaaaatagttttcactagttaattatgttttgaaaaagttgaataaattcaatttaaatccACCAGCCTATTCTGCCattcattgttgaataaatCGTGAAATCAGATTCTTGAGAAAtttacagaaaatattttatatgagaaaatgcaacagaaaaaaagatttcCTGCGAATTCCGACTGCCCTTCACATCTTAAGAAAtgggaaataataatttgagtgttaaattgaaatttttacagCTAAAGAGATTTTATCCTTATTTATGTTTAATAATTATCAGAAATCTTTTTTTCCTAACTTCACAATGGCTAAATcataaaactgagaaaaacattgaccgtTTCTAATTACGaaagtattttcataaataaatcacactctaaactatttttgagcaccaattgattatttcgaaataaatcaaaatatgttaCGCCACTGCCATAGACGCCGGTCAGACAAGGAGCTACGAATGTTGGCAACAAAACAAATgcttcagttacaaggcgatttccattcctcttattaatgttctaagttgATAAGCGTACCCTTACCAATCACAGAGTAAAGATGGAAATGGGAGAAGATGATAGCTATGAAAAAGGAAACTCATTTGACTTGGAGTAagcattcattaatttttcttgaTAATGTAGGtcaaattttaacttttttcactttcacttttttcattgtaaaaaagtTATTTCTAGAAAGAAATTGGTATATTGTCTCTTCAGTTAAGTAGATGTGTTTTTACGATTTTGAGAGTTTTAATTATTTCTACACTGATCTGTTTTGGTATTAGTTCTGTTTGTAGTTTTCGTTTTCTAATTTTGTCTTGTTCATTTCTTAGCCAGAGGAAGAGTCCAAAGTAAGCTCGAAACTGTTGCAATATACATCTTTGCCTTCAATCCGATTGATTTCACATATCATGTTTACAAGACAACTCCCTATTAGTCTTAATCTTTTAATGTCAGAATATATTGACCATCTCTTTtgttttgaataatataaaatatttagtttCAATTTGCTTGGGGTAGAGCTTATTCAAATTGTTTGAACCtcttgaaaaatcaacaaaaaaaatcttgaaagttGTTAATAAGAACAAAGTTGCTCGGGACTTCCCCCTGaatcttgaaaaattgtttttactgGAATCACTGAGATAAAATTACGGAAATCTTAAGAGTGAATTTCTAAGATCAGGAAGTGTCACTAGAAACAAGAGTATTCAATTACCTATAAGATACAGGACTGTAAGTTCCAAAAGTAGCATTGTTAGAGCTATAGGTGTTTTCAACTCTTTTCCAAATGAACTCAGGGTTTTGGATGATGGTTATTTCAGGAAGAATAAACTAAAGAGGTGGTTTGCGGCTgagtttcattgatttttgtatatttttttttatcaaggcaattttatttcatttgctgGTATTTGATAATTGTTGTTACTTTTTCTGCTTTTGTTATTGTTTAATTCTTGTTGGCTATGAATTGTGCAAATACGGTTGATCTAAATCGAGCTCACAAACAGGCATCTTGATTGCCTCTGTGAGATGCACATCATTGTATTGTGTATTTtccatcaataaataaataaatttaataataattttctctattttgcaataattttaattattaaaatttatttaatttgaaattgtgtAGATTAGATCTTGAAGATTTCAATAATGTCTATGAATAAAAGTCTTATTGATTACTCTATTATGTGATATTGACATTTCTCTTTCAAATTCTCTAACTAGGAAAATGAATGTAGTTTGGCAACAATACTTTTTACGAAGACGTCacactttgtgaaatattcctttgaaatatctttttgaaaattcgattttgtagAAGAACActttcgaatgaaaattttcagtgtttgttgaaattgttttctctTCAAAcctcttataattgaaaatcaaaatgttacaattattttttggttCTAGTTTTCAGGACACAACTGATTGGGGGCATATTGATGAAAAGACTGAATTCATGGAAATTGTTCAGCATTACACTGATGAGAATGGAATAAGATCGTctattgaatatgaaaaaggGGAGTTTGCTTTAAATCAGAAAATCAATCTCGAAGGgcatatagatgctgtccatttgaatgaaagagatgat
It includes:
- the LOC123670590 gene encoding THAP domain-containing protein 2-like isoform X2; translated protein: MPSKCFLCSFTYIVEGEISLHRLPSNQLEREKWLQRISWNRTMLEKKMILCSNHFPEDCFRLMNLKKKFIPGSLPSPSEIKLEIPLIYSEGNRSIEAQDFTEIDSKIQSPPKKD
- the LOC123670590 gene encoding uncharacterized protein LOC123670590 isoform X1 translates to MPSKCFLCSFTYIVEGEISLHRLPSNQLEREKWLQRISWNRTMLEKKMILCSNHFPEDCFRLMNLKKKFIPGSLPSPSEIKLEIPLTYSEGNGSIEEQDSMEALYDSKIHSPSKKRLRFDTPTTNDSEETLTLTSPSKCASFSSSATSFSGKRRISKMKSRRFFSNPRYIGNYSHRHLENPMLRKKYFRLSRRILSNFKVKNKILCVSILKSKLQLRKTLGYLTNASQFVVDICTQAEKTFKWTERVFNIFEKYYWNLLSHWFSLH
- the LOC123672366 gene encoding uncharacterized protein LOC123672366, producing the protein MEMGEDDSYEKGNSFDLDQRKSPNFQDTTDWGHIDEKTEFMEIVQHYTDENGIRSSIEYEKGEFALNQKINLEGHIDAVHLNERDDYAANHKVQLKIHIDSVHLNKKEHKCYLSNQKNNFKKHKDYVHLNIRELLM
- the LOC123688708 gene encoding longitudinals lacking protein-like: MADQQQFFLKWNDFQSNMVTSFRHLRDEKSFTDVTLACEGQTCKAHKMVLSACSPYFKSLLEENPSKHPIIILKDVAYSHLQAILEFMYAGEVNVSQEQLPAFLKTADRLKVKGLAESSTGGGVRE